The genome window ACCATATGAGTTCATTATGGATGTCAGGGAAAATGAAAGAAAGACGAGAGGAGTACCAAGGATGCTTAGCTTCATGTAAGAAACTGCAAAGGGATATACGTCCGATGGGGTATTCATAACGGAGATGATCCATGGAGTTGCCATGTAGACTGGGATCGAGACAAAAAGGCTTAGGATAAAGAGAAAGGTAATGCTGAAGCCTGACGATTTTGAAGCTCTTTGTAGGTCTCCCCCACCAAAATATTGGGAGATTATTGTTGAGCCAGCAGTAGAATATGCCATTCCAATAGATTGAAAGAGCCAAATAACAGTCGAAGTTATTGTCGGGGCATCAAACTGTTCAACTCCAAGCCTTCCAAGCCAGAGAGCATTGATTAAGTTATAAGCCATGTTTACATAGTTTGCTACAATTGCTGGCCATGATAGCCAAAGCAAGGTGTTCAGGGGAGATCCGTACAAGATCCTTGTTCTGTTCTCAAGCAGCTCCCTATTCTCCCCTTTCTCCATCTGAACCTCGCGCCTTCATTTTTATTTTTTAATTTTTCCCTTGATTGGTTTAAAAATTAATTAGGGGTAAATGATCTTCTGCTATTGGTGGTTTCTACTGTGAAATTGAAAGATGCTGTTGAAATTTCGTTGATCGCTGGAGGTTATGCGGCTTTAACTATAATGGTTGCTCCAATCGCGTACGGTCCTATTCAGGCCAGGATAAGCGATATTCTCCTGTCTTTGCCTTTTTCGAGGAGATTTGGATTGAAGGGAGTCATAGGATTAACTGTGGGAGCTTTTCTCTCTAACCTCGCTTCTCCCTATGGGGCATATGACATGGTTCTAGGAACGCTTGCAAATTTCACCTCATCACTGCTAGTATATGCCTCGAGAAAGTTACCATTCCCATTGAGGATATCTCTTGTTACAGGTATTGCTCTTGGGATAGCTGCAGTAGATTTCATAATAGGATACGTCCTTCTTGGACTAATCTATCAGGTACCCCTGCTCTATGGTATGGGGGGTGTTGCTATAGGCGAGATCCTCACATTTGGAATAGGGGGCTATTTACTAGCAACTGGGCTGGAAAAACGGTATGGAGAGGGAGCAGAGAGAAATGATTATGGAGCTAGCCAAAGTGAGGGTAAGGCTGAACGGTAGAGAAGTGCTGAAAGATGTGTCTTTGAGGTTTGACCCAGGAATAACAGTTCTCCTAGGTGAGAATAGCAGTGGAAAGACAACACTGCTTAAGACAGCGGCTGGGCTAATTAGGCCAGAAAGTGGAACAATTTTCATTGACGGAAAGGACATAGGATTGATGAAACCTAAGGAAAGAGCAAGGCTAATAGGTTATTGCTGGCAAAACCCCTACAGTGGATTCTTCGAGGAGAATGTGAAGAGAGAGGTGGAGTTTATACTGAAAAACATTGGAGCAGCAGGGAGGAGGGATGTTCTGGAAATTCTTGGGATAGAGAAGCTCATGACAAGAAATCCATTCAAGCTGAGTGGTGGAGAAGCTAGGAGGGTTTCTATTGCTAGCGTTATTGTGGCTGATCAGCCAATAATTCTCCTCGATGAACCATTCAATGAGATGGATCTGGATGGATATATATCTATTCTCAAGCTCTTGAATATGTTTAAAAATGAGGGAAAAACAGTTGTTGTTGCCCTTAACAATGCTTTGACGATCGATTCCATTCGTCCGGAGAAAGTAGTTGTTCTTAAGGAAGGGAAGGTTGTTTTAGCTAAAAAGTTTGGAGAAATAACAGAGGATGAGCTCGAAAGAAATAACATCGTAACGAGGAGAGCGATCAGTTGAATCTAATAGAGGAGATAGTGAAGGCTAGAGAAGCGGGAACCGAGCTGAAAGGATTGAAGGCTAGCGTCTTGAAGGCTGCAATTTTGCTTTTATCTTTAATATCAATAGCTCTTCCTCATCAGCAAGAAATTTCTATTGCTATAGCGATCTTATCTTCAGTTCTTCTTTCCGTTTCTGGTGCCTTCAGAGTTTTGCTAGGTGGTTACTTTCTGTTCTCCACGACTGTAATTCCAATAGATGCTATAAGCTTAGCTTATGGTGGAAGCTTTTTCTCGATTCTGAGAGTCACTACATATACTCTCTCCACTATGCTCTCTCTAATTTTGTTCATTTCAACAACTGATAACAGTGATCTAGAGAGTCTATTTGGTAGGAGGAGAATCATTATATACACTTATTCTTCAATCTTTTACTTCATGAATTCTCTCAAAAATGTTGAGGATTCCTTTAAAAGCAGAGGATATGAAGCAAGGGTTAGAAATCCGTGGAGTTTCGTTCCTCTTCTCATATCCTATGTTTATTTCATCTTGGAAAAGATGGAGAGCGTTGCTGAGAGCATTGAAGCAAGAGGGGGAGATTAGAGTTTTGTCTTTTACACATGCGATGATAATGCTCTTACTAGGTCTGCGATGAACACCTTGCTGTGCTTGTAGCAATTCAATAATCCTCTATATATCCTCTTGTGCTCTTGGTTCTTCACTCTGCATAGTGGGCAGGTCGAGGAAGTGTTCTCTTCATTAACGAGCTCCACCTTTATACCGTGCTCTTTTCCTACTTCGATCACTCTTCTCGCTAGACATTCCAATGTCCATGTATGAACCACTTCGAAGTTGACCTTGGAGGTTCTATTGCTGTTTTGAGATATGTATTTTTGATAGCAAAATAGAACTTTGAAATACCTTTCCTGTAATTTATAGAAAGGTTCATTCAAAAAAAGAATATGTGCGAAAGATGTTTTAAAGATTTTTTCCAAAACATTTAGTAGTGAGAGTTATGTGCTTTGGATGCTGGGGATTTTGGCCATTTTGGGGAATGGGCATAGGAGGATTCTTCTTCCCAATGATGATGCTAATAGTATGGCTTCTTTTTATAGCAATTGGGATTGGGATCGTTGTCTATGTTATAAAGCGCATAGATCTATCAAGCAATGATAGGAAAAGATATGAGGAATTGAAAAAGAAGATAGAAGAGCTGGAAAAGAAGCTGGAGAGCTCCTCCCATTAATTTTTCCATTTTTTTAAAAATAAGCAGACTTCTTCGGAAAATATACTTTTATTTTCCTTCTCAGATATAGAGGTGCTTGGGCCCGTAGCCCAGCCAGGATTAAGGCACCGGCCTTCGGAGCCGGGGATCCCGGGTTCAAATCCCGGCGGGCCCGTGGTAATTATTCCTTAGCTAAAAAATCATCATAATTGTTGACTTAAATCAAATATCCTTGAAGTGCTAATGCTCATAGCTTGTAATAGCTAATAGGTGTTTTTCAAAAATTAGCGCGAATGCCAATGCCATTTAATTATGCTTTTTCAATTAACCTCCTATCTCCCTCGAAAACCCTGTTTCTTTTTTCTTTCTGCTTGCTAAATGAACACCCAGCAAAAAAACTAAGTAAAATGGGATTGCTAGCATGAACATTGTTATTCCGGAGGGATCAGGGGTTATCACAGCAGCAATAAAGAGTATTGCTATGAAGATCAGTCTGGAATTATAGCCCTTGAGCTTTTCAGCGTCCACTACTCCAAATACGATGAGATAGTAGATGACAAGAGGGATCTCAAATATAGCTCCCGTAGTCAGTGTTATTCCTATTATGAAGGAGAGGAGTTTGGAATAAGTCATGCTTATGAGGAAGTTCTCTGTAGGAGCTGGAGCTGCTTGTAGAAGAAGCATGATCTTCATAGTTATTGGAGCTAGAACGAAATATCCCAAAAGAGCTCCAAAAATAAATAGTCCTACTCCAGCTGCGGCTGCCCCCTTCATCCTTTCTCTCTCATTTGGGTATAGAGCTGGCTTCACATATTCATATATTTCATATGCTATGAATGGAGAGGAGATAATCGCTGCAAACAAGAGAGATGTGTAAAGTATAACATTGAAGCCTTCAAATGGAGATGTGTATATTACAGTTACATTGAATGTGTGACCATACCAAGTTACGTTGGAGGGGAGCACATAGCTGACCATGTCCTTTGATAGTTCAGCAACAATTGGTACGTAAGAATGTGATACATCTATGGGAATGAATGTGATTATGATCCAAACGGATATGAAAAAAATGAGGATTTTCTTTAGTCTCTCTGAAAGCTCCTCGAGATGCTTTTCAATTGGCTGTTCACTTTGTTCAGTTCCTCCTTTCTTTCGCATTCTCTTCAGCCCAGAAATTCTGGCTGCTACTTTCCAATTTTCTCCTGTATTTTCTTCAGAATTTCTGCATCGCTTAGTCCATTAACATCTATGCCGAGCTTCTTTGCTATTTCAAGTATAATCTGCCTGTCACTTTCAGTTAGCGTTTGCTTAGAAGATATGGCAGAAATTTGCTTTTTCTCCTCATCAGTAGCTCCTGAAGCTGCCTTTCTGAACTCCCTTAGAGCTTCTCCAATAGATCTAGCTAGCTGCGGGAGCTTCGAGGGGCCCAGCAGTAACAAAGCAATTACCAGAATTGCTATTATCTCCGGTGTGCCAAGTGAACCTGGCATGTTTTTTCATCTCTGTTTAAAAATAACGAATAATAATTAAATAAATTTAACTATTTAAATGGCTATCAGCCTGTTTTCCCACTTATAATAATTGAAAAATTTATATGAAAGGTCAAACATTAACTGAATAATAAGAAAAAATTTCAGGATGAAGCCTTATGGGAAAAAGTATTTTTGAAAAAATTCTGACTGAGCATCTGGTGGAGGGAAAACCAGAACCAGGAGAAGAGGTATCAATAAAGATAGACCAAACACTGACACAGGATGCTACGGGAACAATGGCTTTCCTTGAATTTGAGGCCATAGGTATTCCCAGAATTAAGACGGAATTGAGCGTGAGCTATGTTGATCATAACATGCTTCAAATTGACTACCTGAACCCAGATGACCACCTCTATTTGCAGACAGCTGCAGCTAAATTTGGAGCATATTTCTCAAGGCCAGGTAATGGAATATGCCATCAGGTTCATCTGGAGAGGTTTGCAGCTCCTGGAAAGACCCTGCTAGGAAGCGACAGTCATACTCCTACAGCTGGAGGAATAGGTTCTTTGGCCATTGGAGCAGGAGGAATGGAAATAGCAGCAGCAATGGCAGGAGTTCCTTATACATTCAAGTACCCAAAGCTAGTTAAGGTGAATTTGAGAGGAAAGCTGAATGATTGGGTATCAGCAAAAGATGTTGTTTTAGAAATGCTCAGAAGACTCACAGTAAAAGGAGGTGTTGGAAAGGCATTCGAGTTCACTGGAGAGGGAGTAAGGTACCTAAGCGTTCCTGAAAGAGCTACAATAACAAATATGATGGTTGAGACAGGTGCTACTACGAGCATTTTCCCCAGTGATGAAATTACTAGGAAGTGGCTAGCAGCCCAGCAGAGAGAGGAGCAGTGGAAACCAATAGCCCCTGATCCTGATGCATACTATGATGAGGAAATCGAGCTTGATATGAGCGAGCTGGAACCCCTTGCTGCCTTGCCTCACTCTCCAGACAATGTTAAGCCAGTTGCTGAAGTAGAGGGCTATGAGATTGCTCAAGTAGCCATAGGCTCATGTACTAATTCTTCTCTGAGAGATATGAAAATTGTAGCAAATGCGCTGAAGGGAAAGAAAGTAGCAGAGAGCACATCGCTTCTCGTGACGCCTGGCTCGAGACAAGTAGTTCTAAATTTAATAGCCAGCGGGGAATTCTACTATATTGTTGAGGCTGGAGGAAGAGTTCTGGAAAATGCATGTGGGCCCTGCATAGGAATGGGGGGAGCCCCTCCATCTGGCTCTCTGAGCGTCAGGACATATAATAGGAATTTCAAAGGAAGAAGTGGAACTGAGGATGCTGGTGTAATATTGACTAGCCCTGAAACTGCTGTAGCAACAGCTATAACAGGGAAGCTAACTGATCCAAGAAGGCTCGGAAAGATGCCAGAAATAGTTATGCCGGAGAAGTTCATCGTTGATGATAGAATGATTATTCCTCCTCTTCCGCCATCTCAGGCACAAAGCGTCCAGATAAGAAGAGGACCAAATATAAGGCCGTTGCCCAACTTCGATCCGCTTCCAAAGGAAGTTGAGGGAGAGGTTCTGATAAAGCTGGGAGACAATGTAACAACAGATGATATATTGCCAGCAGGAGCAAATGTCCTCCCTCTCAGGAGCAATATAGAGAGAATATCAAAGTTCATTTTCCATAGGCTCGATCCAAGCTTCTATGATAGAGCAGTTGAGAAAAAGGGAGGAATTATTGTTGGAGGAGAGAACTATGGACAGGGGTCAAGCAGAGAGCATGCAGCCATTGTTCCCAGGTATTTGGGAATAAGAGTAGTGATGGCAAGATCATTTGCTAGAATACACAGGCAAAATCTAGTGAACTTTGGTGTAGTTCCACTGATCTTCACCAGTACTGAGGACTACAATTCTGTACAGAAGGGAGATAGAATTAGAATTGAGCTGGGTAAGCTCGAAAGTAGGGAAGTAAAAGCTCATCTAATAGGAAAAGAAAGGACAATTTCTCTGAAGCATGATCTCTCCGAGAAGGAGAGGGAAGTTATTTTGGCAGGGGGTCTCCTGCCGTGGATCAGATTGAATTTTTCTTAATTAAAAAAAATCGGGTGAGTTTGAATGGTTGACAGGTCCGAAATAGAAAAGGCAAAGGAGTATTTTGGGAAAATATTGGAAGAACAGCTTGCAAGGGCGGAGAAAATAAAGTCCTCCCAAGCAATTATAGATTTCACAAAGGTCAGACCAATTGTTATAGGTGTTGCTGGAGGAGATGGTATAGGTCCAATTATAGTTAGTGAGGCAGAAAGGATCCTCAAGCATCTCCTTTCAGAGGAGATTGAAAAGGGAATTGTTGTATTCAAGGAGATTGAAGGCTTAACCATTGAGAATAGGGCACGAGTGATGAAAGCAGTACCAGATGAAGTTCTTGAGGAGATCAAGAAAACACATGTCCTATTGAAGGGCCCCACCCATACTCCATCTCCGGGTGATCCCTGGCCCAATATTGAGAGCGCCAACGTTGCTCTGAGGAGGGAGCTCGATCTCTTTGCTAACGTGAGACCAGTTAAGAATCCCTTGCTGGGAATAGACTGGACATTCTTCAGGGAGAATACTGAGGGAGAATACATACTTGGGAGCATGGGAATTGATATTGATGATGTATCAATAGATTTCAAAGTAATAACTGAGGCTGGCAGTGAGAGGATAATTAGGATGGCCTTTGACTATGCCAGGAAGACTGGGCTGAACAGAGTTTCCGTTATAACTAAGGCCAATGTTGTTAAAAAGACAGATGGAAGGTTCTACAGAGTTGCTGAAAGGGTTGCAAAAGAATATCCCGAAGTAAAATGGGATCACTGGTTCATTGACATATTCTCAGCCAAGCTCCTCGATCCTGAGAGAAGGAGTGACTTCAAAGTGATAGTGTCTCCAAATCTCTACGGCGACATATTAACAGATGAGGCTGCACAGCTTCAAGGAGGTGTGGGAACAGCAGGGAGCGCTAACATTGGGGCAAGATATGCTATGTTTGAGGCAATTCATGGAACAGCCCCTAGAATGGTGAAGGAGGGGAGAGCAATTTATGCCGATCCGGAGAGCATACTGAGGGCATCCGTTCTCATGTTGAAGCACATTGGGTTGAACGAGAAGGCTGAAATGCTGGATATGGCGCTCGACATATGCAGCATTTTCGAGAGAAAGATCGTTGTGACAGGAAGACCTGGAGGAGCCACGACAAGGCAATATGGCGATTATGTGCTGAGCTGGATCGAAAACCCACATCTCAAGGAAGAATGGAAAAGGGCTTATGAGTCATTCATAGCAAAAGCGAGATCGGAGGGAAAATAAATGGTATACACTTCAAAGGGTAAACTATTTAGGGATGCTCTCCAGAGGCCTGGGCTGCTTTTCAGGCCGTGTGCCTATGATGCTCTCTCTGCTATATTGATAGAAAGAGCTGGCTTTGAAGTTATAGGAACCACTGGCTATGGGATAGCAGCAAGTTTGATTGGACAGCCAGATATAGGGCTAGTAAGCTATGGAGAGATGGTGGAGAGAGTTAGAACAATAATAGCTGCAGTATCTAAGCCTGTTGATGTTGATGCAGACACAGGCTATGGAAATGCGCTCAATGTATATTGGGCCGTATACAATTTCTCTCTAATGGGTGCAGGAGGGGTCAGAATAGAAGACCAAGTTTGGCCAAAAAGATGCGGACACATGGCAGGGAAGCAGATAATAGCGAAGGACGAAATGGTTCAAAAGATCAAAGCTGCAGTCAAAGCAAAAAACGAGGTGGATCCTGAAATTGTTATTGGAGCCAGAACTGATGCGAGAAGCGTTGCTGGTCTGAGTGCAGTTATTGAGCGAGGAAAAGCCTATGCTGAGGCTGGAGCAGATTACGTATATGTTGAGGCTCCTCAGTCGCTTGAAGAGCTAAAGCTTATTGTTAAGAGCATACCTGCTCCAATAGCTCTGAACATAATTCCTGGGGGGAGAACTCCACCGTTTACAGTTGAACAGCTGGAGGAGGCTGGAGTAAAATATCTTTCAATACCGATGATTGCCCTCTATCCAGCAACGAAAGCCATAATTGATGCTCTCAAGGTCTTCAGAGAAACGAAAGATCTCATGAAGCTAGCATCAATGGGAGTCAGCTGGAGCGAGTTCAATGAGATTGTGGGAATGAAAAAATGGAGGAGCATGGAGCTGGAGTTCTCAACGAAGGAAGATCTCATAGCAAGGTATGGAACTGACAATCTGGAAGAAATAATGAGAAGAGAAATGCTGGAAACTGAGTCAAAATGGAAGAAGTCAGAGAAGGGGAGCAACAGCACCTGAAAAGAGCAAGAGAGAGAAGAATAAGTATCCAATAAAGATCCCTGTAGCGAGGGGGACTCCAAAGCTGGCAATGATGTAGGAGTCATCTATTTTGTATTTTTCTGGATAGAGGGGATCGATTTCCACATTAGCATGGAGCCTCCTAATGCTAGAAGAAACAAGAGGGAAATAGAATTTTTTCCTGAAAAATTCCTCCTTGCTCATAACCTCTCCAAAAATGAAGTAGTAGGCCTTCCTCAAGCTCGTCATTCCAGATGTGAGGTTATTGAACAGCTGCTTTCTTCTAAAATTAATGATAATGTTCCTCATGATTATGAAAAGGGGGAGGAAGAAGGAAAAGGCAGTTGCAATGAAGCCAGGAAAAATTGGTATTCCGAAGAATAAGATTGGGAATGGATTAAGCAAAAATACATAGGATACAATGAAAGCATCACCTCTTCCCATGAGTCCAAGAGCTGAAAGCACGAATATCATTATGAAAGATATGAGGCCCACTGCAAGGTTAACTAGAGTTGGGAGGGGGTTTAACTCATAATATATGAAATTCACAGCTGCTGTTATAGGAATCATTAGATAGAAAGCCTTCGAGGATATTTCCCTTGTTTTCCAATCCTCATAGGATAAGTAAGAATAGTAAACTAGAGTAACAGCTAGAGAGATGAATATGAGCTGATTCATCTAACATCACTATTGCCTATACATTGTTGCAAATATCTGCTTGTCTTCGCATGAGATCCCCAGAACTACTTTCAAGCTCTTTTCCGGAATTTCCAATTCCTTCGAGAATCCCATGATGCCATCGTCCAGAACCCATCCAATTTTGCCGAGCTCATGAATAACAGCTCTGTCTGAAGTGTTGCATTTCTCGGATACCGTTTTCAGCTCTCTCTCTAAAAAAGGATTCTGCTTGCTGATCAGCTCTGCAGCTGCATTTGCTTCTTTTTCTGTGACTGGATGAACGATCACAACTTCTACATTCATCTTCAATATGGTAGCGTTGAATCTTTTTATAAAGAATCTGCTCATATTCTCCATATATTTCTCCCTACAGATAATAATAGGCAAAGGCCCAGTATTTATTTTCTATTTGTATAAGGAAAACCAACACTTCCTGATATTGACTGCTTGGTGAAACATTTATGAGTGTGAAGGGAGCTGATTGAAAGTCTATTTTGAAGAGCCCAATATTGCTGTTTCCCAGCCACAGATCCAGAGAATAGTAAGAGGAATCAGATGAGTATATTGGCTGAATCATTATGCTTGAGCTTGGAACTCTGACAAGTGGAGGGAGAACCCACTGAGCGCTATCGCTTATGTTTATGTAGGGATTTCCTAGATAAGGTATTCTTATTGTATCCTGAGTGCTGTAGAGAAATGAGCTTCCTTTTACCCCCAAGATCAGCGCGTAAATTGTGGAATTGGATTTGTATGTTACTTGGTAGATGAAATATTCCTGAGAGGGGTCAGCAGAAATTTTCAACAAGTTAAGCTGAGTGGAGCTCTCGGATATCATGCTCTGGATCTGCTGCTGGTTCCTCAAATTAGATGTCGAGGACTGTGCATATATCCAAAGGGCAGCACTCATTCCGAGAACTGCTGCCACAAGAATTATTGTAGATATGAGCTCGCTAGATCCCCTCATTCGTTCTTATCCCCTCGCATATAGCTGAAAGCCTATGAACTCCAGACCAAGTGTAACTTCATCGTTGTTCTTACCAGAACTACTATCGAATGTATATGGATCCCAAAAAGCCACTGCAACCATGTAGAGGTGAGGGATGTTGGGGACTCCAAGAGCCACGTTTATGGAAAATGAGGAAGTGCTCGGGGGCCATGTAGATTTCAGAGATGCTAGGTCCTGATATGTGAAGTTCTTCGAACTAACCACAGAATAGCTATTGTTCGCATCGAGAACCATGATTGAAAGCAGGGATCTATCAACAGCAGTTATTGTTTCGAGCTCATTGGCATCATAGACGCTATCGTGGAAGTATAGCGAAGCAACAACATTCACTCCAAGGTACTGAGTACCATTTATGGCAACTTGTGAGAGAATGATAACGAATGGAGTTGTTGTGTAGTCAACTGC of Fervidicoccaceae archaeon contains these proteins:
- a CDS encoding QueT transporter family protein; translation: MKLKDAVEISLIAGGYAALTIMVAPIAYGPIQARISDILLSLPFSRRFGLKGVIGLTVGAFLSNLASPYGAYDMVLGTLANFTSSLLVYASRKLPFPLRISLVTGIALGIAAVDFIIGYVLLGLIYQVPLLYGMGGVAIGEILTFGIGGYLLATGLEKRYGEGAERNDYGASQSEGKAER
- a CDS encoding ABC transporter ATP-binding protein, giving the protein MEREQREMIMELAKVRVRLNGREVLKDVSLRFDPGITVLLGENSSGKTTLLKTAAGLIRPESGTIFIDGKDIGLMKPKERARLIGYCWQNPYSGFFEENVKREVEFILKNIGAAGRRDVLEILGIEKLMTRNPFKLSGGEARRVSIASVIVADQPIILLDEPFNEMDLDGYISILKLLNMFKNEGKTVVVALNNALTIDSIRPEKVVVLKEGKVVLAKKFGEITEDELERNNIVTRRAIS
- a CDS encoding zinc ribbon domain-containing protein, producing MVHTWTLECLARRVIEVGKEHGIKVELVNEENTSSTCPLCRVKNQEHKRIYRGLLNCYKHSKVFIADLVRALSSHV
- a CDS encoding twin-arginine translocase subunit TatC, with product MRKKGGTEQSEQPIEKHLEELSERLKKILIFFISVWIIITFIPIDVSHSYVPIVAELSKDMVSYVLPSNVTWYGHTFNVTVIYTSPFEGFNVILYTSLLFAAIISSPFIAYEIYEYVKPALYPNERERMKGAAAAGVGLFIFGALLGYFVLAPITMKIMLLLQAAPAPTENFLISMTYSKLLSFIIGITLTTGAIFEIPLVIYYLIVFGVVDAEKLKGYNSRLIFIAILFIAAVITPDPSGITMFMLAIPFYLVFLLGVHLASRKKKETGFSREIGG
- a CDS encoding twin-arginine translocase TatA/TatE family subunit, translating into MPGSLGTPEIIAILVIALLLLGPSKLPQLARSIGEALREFRKAASGATDEEKKQISAISSKQTLTESDRQIILEIAKKLGIDVNGLSDAEILKKIQEKIGK
- a CDS encoding aconitate hydratase, encoding MGKSIFEKILTEHLVEGKPEPGEEVSIKIDQTLTQDATGTMAFLEFEAIGIPRIKTELSVSYVDHNMLQIDYLNPDDHLYLQTAAAKFGAYFSRPGNGICHQVHLERFAAPGKTLLGSDSHTPTAGGIGSLAIGAGGMEIAAAMAGVPYTFKYPKLVKVNLRGKLNDWVSAKDVVLEMLRRLTVKGGVGKAFEFTGEGVRYLSVPERATITNMMVETGATTSIFPSDEITRKWLAAQQREEQWKPIAPDPDAYYDEEIELDMSELEPLAALPHSPDNVKPVAEVEGYEIAQVAIGSCTNSSLRDMKIVANALKGKKVAESTSLLVTPGSRQVVLNLIASGEFYYIVEAGGRVLENACGPCIGMGGAPPSGSLSVRTYNRNFKGRSGTEDAGVILTSPETAVATAITGKLTDPRRLGKMPEIVMPEKFIVDDRMIIPPLPPSQAQSVQIRRGPNIRPLPNFDPLPKEVEGEVLIKLGDNVTTDDILPAGANVLPLRSNIERISKFIFHRLDPSFYDRAVEKKGGIIVGGENYGQGSSREHAAIVPRYLGIRVVMARSFARIHRQNLVNFGVVPLIFTSTEDYNSVQKGDRIRIELGKLESREVKAHLIGKERTISLKHDLSEKEREVILAGGLLPWIRLNFS
- a CDS encoding isocitrate/isopropylmalate family dehydrogenase, translating into MVDRSEIEKAKEYFGKILEEQLARAEKIKSSQAIIDFTKVRPIVIGVAGGDGIGPIIVSEAERILKHLLSEEIEKGIVVFKEIEGLTIENRARVMKAVPDEVLEEIKKTHVLLKGPTHTPSPGDPWPNIESANVALRRELDLFANVRPVKNPLLGIDWTFFRENTEGEYILGSMGIDIDDVSIDFKVITEAGSERIIRMAFDYARKTGLNRVSVITKANVVKKTDGRFYRVAERVAKEYPEVKWDHWFIDIFSAKLLDPERRSDFKVIVSPNLYGDILTDEAAQLQGGVGTAGSANIGARYAMFEAIHGTAPRMVKEGRAIYADPESILRASVLMLKHIGLNEKAEMLDMALDICSIFERKIVVTGRPGGATTRQYGDYVLSWIENPHLKEEWKRAYESFIAKARSEGK
- a CDS encoding isocitrate lyase/PEP mutase family protein — encoded protein: MVYTSKGKLFRDALQRPGLLFRPCAYDALSAILIERAGFEVIGTTGYGIAASLIGQPDIGLVSYGEMVERVRTIIAAVSKPVDVDADTGYGNALNVYWAVYNFSLMGAGGVRIEDQVWPKRCGHMAGKQIIAKDEMVQKIKAAVKAKNEVDPEIVIGARTDARSVAGLSAVIERGKAYAEAGADYVYVEAPQSLEELKLIVKSIPAPIALNIIPGGRTPPFTVEQLEEAGVKYLSIPMIALYPATKAIIDALKVFRETKDLMKLASMGVSWSEFNEIVGMKKWRSMELEFSTKEDLIARYGTDNLEEIMRREMLETESKWKKSEKGSNST